The DNA region TGGGTCGCCGGGATGGCACGTCGAGTTGGAGACCGTCTCGGGAGTTCAGGAGCAGGGCGGTCGACACCATCACGTGAAGATCCGTGACGCGGACGGCTTGCGAGTGACCACGGACGGCGTCTACAGCGAGTTCTTCGAGCCGGACGTCTTCGTCTCCCGCGAGCGAATCACAGGCGACCCCGGGATCGACCCGAGCAACGTGCTTGAGCTGCGTGTCGAGTTCACCAAGATGGGCCGAGACGGGACCCTTCTCCGGATCATCCAAGGACCCTACGAACCGGACGTCGCGGGATGGCACGGGGAGGCATGGGAGAAGGAGTTGACCAGGCTCGCGGACTATCTGGTCAGGACCCGTGGGGAGGCGACGCGATGAGTTCCGTGCAACAGACCAGCATCGTGCGGACCAAGCCGCTGATGTCCATGCCGCAGATCCTGATCATGAATCTGGGGTTCTTCGGCATCCAATACAGCTTCGGCATGCAGCAGACCGCGGTGAACCCAGTGTACGAGTTCCTCGGCGCCAATCCGCACGATCTGCCGATCCTGAACCTGGCCGGACCGATCACCGGCCTCCTCATCCAGCCACTGATCGGTGCCCTCTCCGACCGGACGTGGAGTCCGCGCTGGGGCCGACGAAAGCCGTTCTTCCTCGTCGGTGCCCTCGGCTGCAGTGTGTGTCTGTTCCTGTTCCCGTTCGTGACAGCGGTGTGGATGGCGGTGATCCTGCTGTGGCTGCTGGACGCCAGCAATAACACCGCGATGGAGCCCTACCGCGCCTTCATCGCTGACAAACTGCCGCCATCCCAGCTGGGCAAAGGCTTCCTGGCGCAGTCGTTCTTCACCGGTCTCGGCATCACACTGGCAAACGTGTCGCTGTTCGTCTTCCAGAAGTTCATCGAGGGTGGTACCGCGGCAGGCATCCCCTACTGGGTTCTCGGCTCGTTCATGCTGGGTGCTGTCTGCTCGATCACCTCGGTGCTCATCTCGGTG from Microlunatus phosphovorus NM-1 includes:
- a CDS encoding SRPBCC family protein; translated protein: MTANVIVTVEREFDTPRARVFRAWTEPKELAQWRGSPGWHVELETVSGVQEQGGRHHHVKIRDADGLRVTTDGVYSEFFEPDVFVSRERITGDPGIDPSNVLELRVEFTKMGRDGTLLRIIQGPYEPDVAGWHGEAWEKELTRLADYLVRTRGEATR